The following proteins are encoded in a genomic region of Planctomycetota bacterium:
- a CDS encoding sulfatase-like hydrolase/transferase, translating into MNIALIKSWLLITVGLSLAMASRAGALPAQSKPNIVVFTVDDMDFTSVNAFGNPMAGLTPNIDRLVAEGTNFPNAHVSTPACAPCRQSMMTGKHPHANGSYGFVRIDPDVVSLTDLLREQGYFAGSIGKGGAYGGFEWDAFVDFTPDYGRNPQGYVEAARVMLDKAAQKDGPFYLGINTTDPHRPFAASDQERNYIEYRRRNHPDWDNPPAPVFPAFTTAEDAYVIPYVPDLGPVRRELAEYYTSVRRADHTLGLVLDLLDKRGLLDDTLFVFFSDHGASLPMGKNNLFKHSTQTPLILRWPGHVPGATSRDAPMVSTLDLMPTLLEVANAPTPDDLNGRTLWPLIRGDDQTDRDAVLTTNNFKQPGRIVYPSRAVTTPRYSYIVNFWADGRRKDTENMQGRSMQAIEKAAEQTGREDLEAYVEFARYRRVGDELIREEIYDLSRDPWSRRNLIDDPEYAKVKDDLRKKMEARMKASNDPLLDAFLAGGSFPKWWDDPSQMRARNFKPIH; encoded by the coding sequence ATGAATATCGCTCTGATCAAAAGTTGGCTCCTCATCACGGTCGGCTTGAGCCTTGCGATGGCTTCCCGCGCTGGAGCACTGCCAGCTCAATCCAAGCCCAACATCGTCGTTTTCACCGTCGACGACATGGACTTCACGTCGGTCAACGCTTTCGGCAACCCGATGGCCGGGCTCACGCCGAACATCGACCGCTTGGTAGCCGAAGGAACCAACTTTCCCAACGCACATGTGTCCACGCCCGCCTGTGCCCCCTGCCGGCAAAGCATGATGACCGGCAAACATCCGCACGCCAACGGGTCGTATGGGTTTGTCCGCATCGATCCCGACGTCGTCTCGCTCACGGACCTGCTCCGCGAACAAGGCTATTTCGCTGGCTCGATCGGCAAGGGCGGTGCTTACGGCGGCTTCGAATGGGATGCGTTCGTCGACTTCACGCCTGACTACGGCCGCAATCCGCAAGGCTACGTCGAAGCTGCGCGGGTGATGCTGGATAAAGCCGCACAAAAGGACGGTCCGTTCTATCTCGGCATCAACACGACCGACCCACACCGCCCGTTTGCGGCTTCCGATCAGGAACGCAACTACATCGAATACCGCCGCCGAAACCACCCTGACTGGGACAATCCACCGGCCCCGGTTTTTCCCGCGTTTACCACCGCCGAGGATGCGTATGTCATCCCCTATGTGCCCGACTTGGGGCCGGTCCGACGTGAGCTGGCCGAGTACTACACGAGCGTGCGCCGGGCCGACCACACCCTCGGACTTGTTCTGGACCTTCTTGACAAAAGAGGTCTGCTCGACGACACGCTTTTCGTGTTCTTCAGCGATCACGGCGCATCGCTGCCGATGGGCAAGAACAACCTCTTCAAGCATTCGACGCAAACGCCCCTGATCCTTCGTTGGCCCGGGCATGTGCCTGGCGCGACGTCTCGCGATGCCCCCATGGTCTCGACGCTCGACTTGATGCCGACGCTTCTTGAAGTCGCGAATGCACCCACGCCCGATGATCTCAATGGCCGCACCCTTTGGCCCTTGATTCGCGGCGATGATCAAACCGATCGCGACGCGGTGCTGACCACGAACAACTTCAAACAGCCGGGCCGCATCGTTTACCCAAGTCGCGCGGTGACCACACCGCGATACTCATACATCGTCAACTTCTGGGCGGACGGCCGGAGGAAGGACACCGAGAACATGCAGGGCCGATCGATGCAAGCGATCGAGAAAGCCGCCGAGCAGACCGGACGAGAAGACTTGGAAGCGTATGTCGAGTTCGCGCGCTACCGCCGGGTAGGCGACGAGCTGATTCGCGAAGAAATCTACGATTTATCGCGTGATCCCTGGAGCCGACGGAATCTGATCGACGATCCCGAGTACGCGAAAGTCAAGGACGATCTGCGGAAGAAGATGGAAGCCCGAATGAAGGCGAGTAACGATCCATTGCTCGATGCATTTTTGGCCGGCGGCAGCTTCCCCAAGTGGTGGGACGACCCGAGCCAGATGCGGGCTCGCAACTTCAAACCAATACACTGA
- a CDS encoding sulfatase codes for MARPNLLVILMDDLGWADLGCYGSTFYETPRLDRLAAQGVRFTDGYAAAPVCSPTRASLLTGQYPARLNLTNFIPGNATGKLAGPPFRHHLPDGAVTIAGLLRDAGYRTGHIGKWHLGNPRNGHGPLDAGFDRNIAGCSRGLPNNGFFSPYGMPAEANLPDGPDGEYLTDRLTDEAIDELHAAADDNRPFFMHLSHYAVHVPIQAPEPLVEKYRTKAERLGLDRADVIVPGEHFPTRHKADQRIERRIIQSDPAYAAMVENMDTNIGRLLDALDELGMADDTLVLFTSDNGGLATAEGSPTCNAPLSEGKGWTADGGLREPFIMRWPGVTPAGAECGVPVTTPDILPTFASAAGMELPEDLPIDGESLLPLLRSPEVAFDRPGIYWHYPHYSNQGGTPSSAIRAGRWKLIEFYEDDRVELYDLATDIGEARDRAADEPDIAADLRRRLQTWRASVDARYPTPALPPAPPLHTRPE; via the coding sequence ATGGCCCGGCCGAACCTACTCGTGATCCTCATGGACGACTTGGGCTGGGCGGACCTGGGTTGCTACGGCAGCACGTTTTACGAGACGCCGCGTCTCGATCGACTCGCGGCCCAAGGGGTTCGGTTTACCGATGGCTACGCCGCGGCACCGGTGTGTTCGCCGACCCGAGCGAGCCTGCTCACCGGCCAGTACCCCGCGCGGCTCAACCTCACGAACTTCATCCCTGGCAATGCGACCGGCAAACTCGCCGGGCCACCCTTTCGCCATCATCTGCCCGATGGGGCCGTGACCATCGCCGGCCTCCTGCGTGACGCCGGCTACCGCACCGGCCACATCGGCAAGTGGCACCTGGGCAATCCCCGCAACGGCCACGGGCCGCTCGACGCCGGTTTCGACCGCAACATCGCCGGCTGTAGTCGGGGGCTTCCCAACAACGGCTTCTTCAGCCCCTATGGCATGCCCGCCGAGGCCAACCTGCCCGATGGTCCCGATGGCGAGTACCTCACCGACCGCCTGACCGACGAGGCGATCGACGAACTCCACGCCGCGGCCGACGACAACCGTCCGTTCTTCATGCACCTGAGCCACTACGCCGTGCATGTCCCGATCCAGGCACCCGAACCGCTCGTCGAAAAGTACCGGACCAAGGCCGAGCGTCTGGGCCTCGACCGCGCGGACGTGATCGTGCCCGGCGAACACTTTCCGACACGTCACAAAGCAGACCAACGCATCGAACGCCGCATCATCCAGAGCGATCCGGCCTACGCGGCGATGGTCGAGAACATGGACACCAACATCGGCCGACTCCTCGACGCGCTCGATGAACTCGGCATGGCCGACGACACGCTGGTGCTTTTCACCAGCGACAACGGCGGACTGGCTACCGCTGAGGGTTCGCCGACGTGCAACGCACCGCTGAGCGAGGGCAAGGGCTGGACGGCCGACGGCGGCCTGCGTGAGCCGTTCATCATGCGCTGGCCGGGCGTGACGCCGGCGGGTGCCGAGTGCGGCGTGCCGGTGACGACGCCGGACATCCTACCGACCTTCGCCTCGGCAGCGGGGATGGAGCTGCCGGAGGATCTTCCGATCGATGGCGAGAGCCTGCTGCCGTTGCTGCGGTCGCCGGAGGTCGCATTCGATCGCCCCGGCATCTACTGGCACTACCCGCACTACAGCAACCAGGGCGGAACACCCAGCAGCGCGATCCGTGCCGGGCGTTGGAAGCTCATCGAGTTTTACGAGGATGACCGCGTCGAGTTGTACGACCTCGCCACTGACATCGGCGAGGCCCGCGACCGGGCTGCCGACGAGCCGGACATCGCTGCCGACCTGCGTCGGCGTTTGCAAACATGGCGGGCCTC
- a CDS encoding PEP-CTERM sorting domain-containing protein (PEP-CTERM proteins occur, often in large numbers, in the proteomes of bacteria that also encode an exosortase, a predicted intramembrane cysteine proteinase. The presence of a PEP-CTERM domain at a protein's C-terminus predicts cleavage within the sorting domain, followed by covalent anchoring to some some component of the (usually Gram-negative) cell surface. Many PEP-CTERM proteins exhibit an unusual sequence composition that includes large numbers of potential glycosylation sites. Expression of one such protein has been shown restore the ability of a bacterium to form floc, a type of biofilm.), with protein sequence MLKNIPLSAAVAATFGLAAISHAATLASDSFIVGPADPGNDAAGIYTVGSTIEGTNPDTFGFGPTNNWGADGGTYVADAAGLTINGLGGGGAVIATNTAGNFDQSGRLITADASAVTDSLFVGVLMNRSETMVGGSPTGLNEFLTSAFLGRVGSEGGGPMEFGIIGDDFGVNVNTTGGNVVSRTTGSLYTADTTVLLVLRVDINDAEGDDDNWSLFAFNEGDTILESATPVLTGTAQLWDADTNFGPGAIRFVENEPGTLAGTTSFTFDEFRVGTTFESVVPIPEPTAALSVLGGLGMLGMRRRQR encoded by the coding sequence ATGCTCAAGAACATCCCACTCTCTGCCGCAGTTGCGGCAACGTTCGGCCTTGCCGCGATCTCCCACGCGGCGACTCTTGCCAGTGATTCGTTCATTGTTGGCCCGGCTGATCCCGGCAACGACGCGGCCGGGATCTATACGGTCGGCTCCACCATCGAAGGCACGAACCCTGACACGTTCGGCTTCGGACCGACAAACAACTGGGGCGCCGATGGAGGAACCTATGTTGCTGACGCGGCGGGCCTGACAATCAATGGTCTGGGTGGTGGTGGTGCGGTCATCGCCACCAACACGGCCGGTAATTTCGACCAAAGCGGACGTCTGATCACCGCTGACGCTTCAGCCGTTACCGACAGCCTATTCGTCGGCGTATTGATGAACCGCAGTGAAACCATGGTTGGCGGCTCCCCGACGGGTTTGAATGAGTTTCTCACCTCCGCCTTCCTTGGCCGCGTCGGTAGCGAAGGTGGTGGCCCGATGGAGTTCGGTATTATTGGCGACGATTTTGGTGTTAATGTCAATACCACAGGCGGTAACGTTGTTTCACGCACGACCGGTAGCCTCTACACCGCCGACACGACGGTTCTGCTCGTGCTGCGTGTGGATATCAATGATGCCGAGGGTGACGACGATAATTGGTCTTTGTTCGCATTCAACGAGGGTGACACGATCCTTGAGTCGGCCACTCCTGTACTAACCGGTACGGCCCAGCTTTGGGATGCTGATACGAACTTCGGGCCAGGTGCGATTCGTTTTGTCGAAAATGAGCCTGGCACTCTTGCTGGAACCACCTCGTTCACCTTCGACGAGTTCCGTGTCGGAACCACTTTTGAATCTGTGGTTCCCATCCCTGAACCCACGGCCGCTTTGAGCGTTCTCGGTGGCCTCGGCATGCTCGGCATGCGTCGTCGGCAACGCTGA
- a CDS encoding glycoside hydrolase family 130 protein produces MPWQERPAGDNEPMWRHAANPIIDRRPFPGADRVYNSAVVPWKGGFAGVFRNDGRNGLPFLHVGRSADGLAWDFDHEPILFRQADGSIKQGSADYGYQYDPRVVPIDGRQYVIWCNDFHGPTIGLGYTDDFETFHQLENAFVPFNRNGVLFPRKIDGDYVMLSRPSDSGHTPFGDIYLSRSTDLIHWGRHRYVMGASGPGWWQNLKIGAGPAPIETSAGWLLFYHAVTKLCNGLVYSMGVALLDLNEPDKVLMRGDGYVLTPEMPYETTGLTPNVIFPCAALCDGETGRIAVYYGGADTFTNVAYTRIELILDWLEVHRIR; encoded by the coding sequence ATGCCTTGGCAAGAACGCCCGGCCGGTGACAACGAGCCGATGTGGCGTCATGCCGCCAACCCGATCATCGACCGACGCCCTTTCCCCGGTGCGGATCGCGTTTACAACTCGGCCGTTGTCCCTTGGAAAGGCGGCTTCGCGGGTGTCTTCCGCAATGACGGCCGCAACGGGTTGCCGTTCCTCCACGTCGGCCGTAGCGCCGACGGTCTCGCCTGGGACTTCGATCACGAGCCGATCCTGTTCCGCCAGGCCGACGGCTCGATCAAGCAAGGTTCGGCCGACTACGGCTACCAGTACGACCCGCGCGTCGTACCCATCGATGGCCGGCAATACGTCATCTGGTGCAACGACTTCCATGGCCCGACCATCGGACTCGGCTACACCGACGACTTCGAAACGTTCCACCAACTCGAAAACGCCTTCGTTCCGTTCAACCGAAACGGCGTGCTGTTCCCGCGCAAGATCGACGGCGACTACGTCATGCTCAGCCGACCGTCCGACAGCGGCCACACGCCCTTCGGCGACATCTATCTGAGCCGAAGTACCGACCTGATCCACTGGGGCCGACACCGCTACGTCATGGGCGCGAGCGGTCCGGGCTGGTGGCAGAATCTCAAGATCGGCGCGGGTCCCGCACCGATCGAGACCTCGGCCGGCTGGCTGCTGTTCTACCACGCCGTCACCAAGCTGTGTAACGGACTGGTCTACAGCATGGGCGTCGCGCTGCTCGACCTCAACGAGCCGGACAAGGTGCTCATGCGTGGCGACGGGTATGTGCTCACGCCGGAGATGCCGTACGAGACAACCGGGCTGACGCCAAACGTGATCTTTCCGTGCGCCGCCTTGTGCGACGGCGAAACCGGCCGGATCGCGGTTTACTACGGCGGCGCAGACACTTTCACCAACGTCGCGTATACCCGGATCGAGTTGATCCTCGATTGGCTCGAAGTTCATCGCATTCGTTGA
- a CDS encoding prepilin-type N-terminal cleavage/methylation domain-containing protein encodes MAQSTPTHQQSTGFTLVELLVVIGIIALLISILLPSLQRARASAVVVACQSNIRQLATGVSLYAVEYENGIPPGIRTRTTPSFAVLNRFENPVAPNARFRSAARWHRDYIMPVLTDETLQINDKGWARWLEIANDSIYTCPRGRDRPNSFVESEPGVFNPWKSGYAINGTLGIDSDEYEAVTQSPTSTLNINTLRGSFKRLTAVKNASETMLLIESESENEDAWRMQQGSLEQPFKFAGLPHLEKNTIAYADGHAQTIVFDDIPNPDPTPEEAREQIRWEGFWLGD; translated from the coding sequence ATGGCTCAAAGCACCCCAACCCACCAGCAATCCACCGGGTTCACACTCGTCGAACTGCTCGTGGTCATCGGCATCATTGCCCTGCTCATCTCCATTCTGCTGCCAAGCCTTCAACGAGCCCGTGCCTCAGCGGTCGTCGTGGCCTGCCAGAGCAACATCCGCCAACTCGCCACCGGCGTCTCGCTGTATGCCGTCGAGTACGAGAATGGCATCCCGCCCGGGATTCGCACTAGAACAACGCCGAGCTTTGCCGTCTTGAACCGATTTGAAAACCCAGTCGCGCCCAATGCTCGCTTCCGCAGCGCGGCCCGCTGGCACCGGGACTATATCATGCCGGTTCTGACCGACGAGACGCTCCAGATCAACGACAAGGGTTGGGCACGCTGGCTCGAGATCGCCAACGACTCGATCTACACCTGCCCACGCGGCCGAGACCGCCCAAACTCGTTCGTCGAGAGCGAGCCGGGCGTGTTCAATCCCTGGAAATCGGGCTATGCGATCAATGGCACGCTCGGCATCGACAGCGACGAATACGAGGCCGTGACGCAGAGCCCGACATCGACGCTCAACATCAACACACTGCGCGGCAGCTTCAAGCGTCTGACCGCCGTCAAGAACGCCTCGGAAACGATGCTTCTCATCGAGTCCGAGTCTGAAAACGAAGACGCTTGGCGTATGCAGCAGGGCAGTCTCGAACAGCCCTTCAAGTTCGCCGGACTTCCGCACCTTGAAAAGAACACCATCGCTTATGCCGACGGGCACGCCCAGACGATCGTGTTCGACGACATTCCCAATCCTGACCCGACCCCAGAAGAAGCCCGCGAGCAAATCCGCTGGGAAGGCTTCTGGCTCGGCGACTAA
- a CDS encoding sulfatase, giving the protein MINRLLLAVTACAGSLFGSTALADELPERPNILFIAIDDLRPDLGAYGNELIHSPNIDGLAESGVRFDRAYCQQSLCAPSRTSLMTGLRPGVPGVNATDSRDKKVIDRVVAEALTLPEYLRSGGYTTLSVGKIFHTYDTQGEGAWDKQLRPGGGSYQLESNREAERRQREKIKEEGSSARWRYGRGNAAESADAPDENYQTHRITTRALTLLDEHMNEDADEPFFLAVGYHKPHLPFVAPKKYWDLYDRSEITLPSRDEPDGAPEYSLVPSWYEMRLYGDVPRNRSRNVNDAKTLEYIHGYYACISFVDAQVGRLMDDLKARDLLDNTVVILWSDHGFKLGDYGDWSKYTNMEIDTRVPLIVAGPGVSSDDSDALVELIDLYPTVAELVGMSVPEHVQGTSFVPLLSEPSTPWKRGALSYYDRRNPDGEGFSIRTERYRYTEWRDFETGEVLARELYDQADGPIVDRNLADDPAYAEIVAKHAALLDAGWEALVPTTAVEAH; this is encoded by the coding sequence ATGATCAATCGACTTCTTCTTGCCGTGACAGCCTGCGCCGGATCGCTGTTCGGGTCCACCGCCCTTGCGGATGAACTCCCGGAACGACCAAACATCCTTTTCATCGCCATTGACGATCTTCGCCCGGACTTGGGAGCGTACGGCAATGAACTGATCCACAGTCCAAACATTGATGGGCTCGCCGAGTCGGGCGTTCGGTTTGACCGGGCATACTGCCAACAGTCGCTCTGCGCTCCTTCGCGCACCAGCCTTATGACGGGGCTGCGGCCGGGTGTTCCTGGCGTCAACGCCACCGACTCCCGAGACAAGAAAGTCATTGATCGCGTCGTCGCCGAGGCACTCACGCTCCCCGAGTACCTGCGATCCGGCGGTTACACGACGCTCTCGGTCGGGAAGATCTTTCACACCTATGACACGCAAGGGGAAGGTGCTTGGGACAAGCAACTTCGTCCCGGTGGCGGCAGTTATCAACTCGAGAGCAACCGGGAAGCCGAACGACGCCAGCGTGAGAAGATCAAGGAAGAAGGCTCGTCGGCACGTTGGCGATATGGCCGGGGCAACGCCGCCGAATCCGCTGACGCACCGGACGAAAACTACCAAACCCATCGCATCACCACCCGGGCGCTCACACTCCTCGACGAGCACATGAACGAGGATGCCGACGAACCGTTTTTCCTGGCCGTCGGCTACCACAAACCGCACCTGCCGTTCGTCGCGCCCAAGAAGTACTGGGATCTCTACGACCGTTCGGAGATCACACTGCCATCACGCGATGAGCCTGACGGAGCACCGGAGTATTCGCTGGTACCAAGTTGGTACGAAATGCGGCTCTACGGCGATGTTCCCCGCAACCGTTCGAGGAACGTCAACGATGCCAAGACCCTGGAGTACATCCACGGGTACTACGCCTGCATCAGTTTCGTGGATGCACAAGTCGGGCGGCTCATGGATGACCTTAAAGCACGCGACCTGCTCGACAACACCGTCGTCATCCTTTGGAGCGACCACGGGTTCAAGCTCGGCGACTACGGCGACTGGTCGAAGTACACCAACATGGAAATCGACACGCGCGTACCGTTGATCGTCGCCGGGCCGGGCGTCTCGTCCGACGACAGCGACGCGCTGGTCGAGCTGATCGACCTTTACCCGACGGTCGCGGAGCTGGTCGGGATGAGCGTGCCGGAGCATGTTCAGGGAACGAGCTTCGTGCCGCTGCTGAGCGAGCCGAGTACGCCGTGGAAGCGTGGTGCCCTGTCGTACTACGACCGTCGCAACCCCGACGGCGAAGGCTTCAGCATTCGCACCGAACGATACCGCTACACCGAATGGCGTGACTTCGAGACCGGCGAAGTGTTGGCTCGCGAGTTGTACGACCAAGCCGACGGCCCGATCGTCGACCGCAACCTCGCCGACGACCCTGCCTACGCCGAAATCGTCGCCAAACACGCCGCATTGCTGGACGCTGGCTGGGAAGCACTCGTCCCAACGACCGCCGTGGAGGCTCACTGA
- a CDS encoding sulfatase-like hydrolase/transferase, giving the protein MIRPILHRAIASIAFVSICGSAALAQFTREDLRDGKDRPAKTALERAAERNANRINDAEEAGQPNIIFFIVDDQYRERINQLPEGRNDDGSPANYTPTLDRMAEQGVILDGMHVPSAVCIPTRFSALTGTYGSRATNDEMRKRFALHGFPPTGQNTHILPGETRTIAHLLKEAGYVTGMVGKNHVVEVKGFKRSRHDEDINDPTVAKRLIDNQDKVRRAFHASGFDYAERLYHDNLHPNGPGALLAHNLDWITEGALEFIEDNHEKPFFLFYSSTLPHGPNAPRYSWRADRRITPIGMLDEPVKILASQWDITKALENAGIEDDHRGNGVWIDSAMAALEAKLEEFGIADNTIIIYFNDHGVEAGKTSVFQGGMQTYSFVYGPDRWIEGERREDALISSVDLAPTMLAWAGADPTVHAATLDGVSAAPVISGQVQATRTSVYGEIGYSRSIRIGDWKYIALRPSPYIEDMSLEDRQAILDKWFARRDAMGRRREANEATDPFPHIMDIPGGVDNTWGPMRKHPHYFDRDQLYNLAEDPNEQVNLAADPAYADILATLRLELADQLADLPGQFGEFPGNGTPAPDMPDTDQSSR; this is encoded by the coding sequence ATGATCCGACCAATCCTGCATCGTGCGATCGCTTCGATTGCATTTGTTTCCATTTGCGGCTCGGCCGCCCTGGCCCAGTTCACCCGAGAAGATCTCCGCGACGGCAAAGACCGCCCCGCCAAGACCGCACTCGAACGCGCGGCCGAACGCAACGCCAATCGCATCAACGACGCCGAAGAAGCAGGCCAGCCCAACATCATCTTCTTCATCGTCGACGACCAGTATCGCGAACGGATCAACCAACTCCCCGAAGGCCGCAACGACGACGGCTCGCCGGCCAACTACACCCCAACGCTCGACCGGATGGCCGAGCAGGGCGTCATCCTCGACGGCATGCACGTCCCGTCGGCGGTCTGCATCCCGACGCGGTTCAGCGCGCTCACTGGTACCTACGGCAGCCGCGCGACCAACGACGAGATGCGGAAACGCTTCGCCCTGCATGGATTTCCACCGACCGGACAGAACACCCACATCCTCCCGGGCGAGACACGCACGATCGCCCACCTTCTCAAGGAAGCCGGCTACGTCACTGGCATGGTCGGCAAGAACCATGTCGTCGAAGTCAAGGGCTTTAAGCGATCACGTCACGACGAGGACATCAACGACCCGACCGTCGCAAAACGTCTCATTGATAATCAGGATAAAGTCCGCCGAGCATTTCACGCATCGGGTTTCGACTATGCCGAACGGCTCTACCACGACAACCTCCACCCCAACGGCCCCGGTGCACTGCTCGCGCACAACCTCGACTGGATCACCGAGGGCGCGCTGGAGTTCATCGAAGACAACCACGAGAAACCGTTCTTCCTGTTCTACTCCAGCACGCTTCCGCACGGTCCGAACGCGCCACGCTACTCGTGGCGGGCCGATCGCCGCATCACGCCGATCGGCATGCTCGACGAGCCAGTGAAAATCCTCGCGTCGCAGTGGGACATCACCAAAGCCCTTGAAAACGCCGGCATCGAAGACGATCACCGCGGCAACGGTGTCTGGATCGACTCGGCCATGGCCGCTCTCGAGGCCAAGCTCGAGGAGTTCGGAATCGCCGACAACACCATCATCATCTACTTCAACGATCACGGCGTGGAAGCCGGCAAAACGTCGGTGTTCCAGGGCGGCATGCAGACATATTCATTCGTCTACGGCCCCGACCGCTGGATCGAGGGTGAGCGCCGTGAAGATGCGCTGATCAGCAGCGTCGACCTCGCACCGACGATGCTCGCCTGGGCCGGTGCCGACCCTACCGTGCATGCCGCGACCCTCGACGGCGTCAGCGCCGCCCCGGTCATCAGCGGCCAAGTTCAAGCCACACGCACGTCGGTCTACGGCGAGATCGGTTACTCCCGCTCCATCCGCATCGGCGACTGGAAGTACATTGCCCTCCGCCCGTCACCCTACATCGAGGACATGAGCCTCGAAGACCGGCAGGCCATCCTCGACAAGTGGTTCGCCCGCCGTGACGCGATGGGCCGACGCCGGGAAGCCAACGAAGCGACCGACCCGTTCCCGCACATCATGGACATCCCCGGCGGCGTCGACAACACCTGGGGCCCGATGCGCAAGCACCCCCACTACTTCGACCGCGACCAGCTTTATAACCTCGCCGAAGATCCCAACGAACAGGTGAACCTCGCGGCCGACCCGGCCTACGCCGATATTCTCGCGACGCTCCGCCTCGAACTCGCCGACCAACTTGCCGACCTCCCCGGCCAGTTCGGAGAGTTCCCCGGCAACGGTACCCCCGCACCGGACATGCCGGACACCGACCAATCAAGCCGATGA
- a CDS encoding LacI family DNA-binding transcriptional regulator has translation MAQSTPRLVDIAERCGTSVTSVSRILRNQRLEEYSQDTQDRVRKAAAELGWRPNLIVRGMRTGKTQTIGVFIAPYDTFWTGVLFGVHDTLLESEKVPLVLWPHALVHPTLDPHDANQRPETVSANSDERLIFSTGSQSLTGSPVDPTGSARRELDRINYLEDRRVDAIISWPLQEDNARQRLAMLSNRGWRVVMIDDRLPDAESALFVGMNEPATMKLIAEHLRKLQHQTIGFVGYDRDTTWSRQRREAFLEVFGPDAPMVNLVVDNDDVQDEAIRMLRERPDITGIVAGSDHMARHVCRAALRVGRSVPGDLSVVGYGNDLYGRGDVPLTTIDQRPYDLGKAAADLGINRTGDASSDVLFVGQLVERASTSMRGVGGKS, from the coding sequence ATGGCTCAATCGACACCGAGGTTGGTGGACATCGCCGAGCGATGCGGGACGTCGGTGACATCGGTGTCGAGGATACTGCGCAATCAACGGCTCGAGGAATACAGCCAGGACACACAAGACCGCGTCCGCAAAGCCGCGGCCGAGCTCGGCTGGCGGCCCAACCTCATCGTCCGCGGCATGCGGACTGGTAAGACCCAGACCATCGGTGTCTTCATCGCCCCGTACGACACCTTCTGGACCGGCGTGCTCTTTGGCGTTCACGACACGCTGCTCGAATCGGAGAAGGTTCCGCTCGTGCTCTGGCCCCACGCGCTGGTCCATCCGACACTCGACCCACACGATGCCAACCAACGCCCGGAAACCGTCTCGGCCAACAGCGACGAACGTCTGATCTTTTCCACCGGCAGCCAATCACTGACCGGATCGCCCGTCGATCCGACCGGCTCGGCCCGACGAGAACTGGATCGCATCAACTACCTCGAAGACCGGCGGGTCGACGCGATCATCTCCTGGCCCCTGCAAGAGGACAACGCACGTCAACGGCTCGCGATGCTCAGCAACCGCGGTTGGCGTGTCGTGATGATCGACGACCGACTGCCCGACGCCGAGTCGGCCCTGTTCGTCGGGATGAACGAACCGGCAACGATGAAACTAATCGCCGAGCATCTTCGAAAGCTGCAACACCAAACCATCGGGTTCGTCGGCTACGACCGTGATACGACCTGGTCCCGGCAACGCCGGGAGGCTTTCCTGGAGGTGTTCGGCCCGGACGCCCCGATGGTGAACCTCGTTGTCGACAACGACGACGTGCAGGACGAAGCGATCCGGATGCTCCGCGAACGGCCGGACATTACCGGCATCGTCGCCGGCAGCGACCACATGGCTCGCCATGTCTGCCGGGCGGCACTTCGGGTCGGGCGGTCAGTGCCGGGAGATCTTTCGGTCGTCGGCTATGGCAACGACCTTTACGGCCGGGGCGACGTACCACTGACCACGATCGACCAACGCCCGTACGATTTGGGCAAAGCGGCGGCCGATTTGGGCATTAACCGAACCGGCGATGCGTCGTCCGATGTCCTTTTTGTCGGTCAACTGGTGGAACGGGCCTCGACATCAATGCGAGGCGTCGGCGGTAAATCTTGA